The Syngnathus typhle isolate RoL2023-S1 ecotype Sweden linkage group LG11, RoL_Styp_1.0, whole genome shotgun sequence genome contains a region encoding:
- the mars1 gene encoding methionine--tRNA ligase, cytoplasmic, giving the protein MKLFVSEGNPHCLKVLAALEVAGLQCDVQFVNHEEKPVPFLSRPCLPALLLPNGQHLFSPNAICRYMFEVSGQECSELCDQWLEWEATELQPDLLQALHLAVLQGKESEATQVLAGPLSYLDQSLTRGTSPFLTGDVLSLADLVVCAALHPILSAPSLASGEPNSVRVWFDRVAASQSCVSASHKVLQGKGLQAMRSFMQRQPAPQSGQCRGGTQPCNNGPAEDEERVVSQEEMEAAAVTWGKGLNASTAATKRLHPILPQDGKRNILLTSALPYVNNVPHLGNIIGCVLSADVFSRYGRLRGWNVLFVCGTDEYGTATENKAREEGLTPQQICDKYHTIHASIYQWFQIDFDFFGRTTTEKQTEIAQNIFWRLHKNGFLVEDTVEQLRCEKCQRFLADRFVEGTCPHCNYPDARGDQCDKCGRLINAVELKAPHCKVCGQTPVIRSSKHLFLDLPKLEPQLEQWLNKTTSSGDWTANAKQITRSWLRDGLKPRCITRDLRWGTPVPHPDFQEKVFYVWFDAPIGYVSITANYTDKWEQWWKNPNQVELYNFMAKDNVPFHSVVFPCSLLGAQDNYTLVNHLIATEYLNYEDTKFSKSRGVGVFGDMAKDTGIPSDVWRFYLLYVRPEGQDSAFSWADMALKNNSELLNNLGNFINRAGMFVSKFFDGCVPAMELLQEDKKLLALVGWELQQYIQLMDKVKIRDALKHILSISRHGNQYIQVNEPWKKIKGGDAEWQRAGTVTGVSINVACLLSVMLLPYMPAVSQTIRDQLNAPDSCVSAMLRGTGAFTRVLDAGHRIGTVSPLFQKLEVEQIEALKKRFGGQQTPTQNAASPHSAATLPTPPMDVNAGADPEKARQLTQAVAEQGEKVRALKVQKADKAAITSEVSKLLELKKQLTLAEGKSPEPTPVKGKKK; this is encoded by the exons ATGAAGCTGTTTGTTAGCGAAGGTAACCCACACTGTCTAAAAGTGTTAGCTGCTTTAGAAGTAGCTGGACTGCAGTGTGACGTCCAGTTTGTCAACCACGAAG agaaACCTGTGCCCTTCCTGAGTCGTCCATGTTTACCAGCCCTGCTCCTTCCAAATGGACAACACCTTTTCAGCCCCAATGCCATATGCCG ATACATGTTTGAAGTGAGCGGACAAGAGTGCAGCGAGCTTTGTGATCAATGGCTCGAATGGGAAGCCACAGAGCTCCAG CCTGACTTGCTTCAGGCCCTTCATCTGGCGGTGCTTCAGGGCAAAGAATCAGAGGCCACCCAAGTCCTCGCAGGGCCCCTCAGCTACTTGGACCAAAGCTTAACCAGGGGGACCTCGCCTTTTTTAACTGGG GATGTCCTTTCCCTAGCTGATCTTGTTGTGTGTGCCGCGCTGCATCCGATTTTGTCCGCACCATCGCTCGCCTCAG GTGAACCCAATTCTGTGAGGGTTTGGTTCGACCGTGTGGCCGCCTCACAGAGTTGCGTGTCGGCCTCTCACAAAGTGCTGCAGGGGAAAGGCCTGCAGGCAATGAGGAGCTTCATGCAGAGGCAGCCTGCGCCGCAGAGCGGCCAGTGCAGAGGCGGCACACAGCCATGCAACAACGGCCCTGCTGAG GATGAGGAACGTGTGGTGTCACAGGAAGAGATGGAAGCTGCTGCTGTTACCTGGGGCAAGGGTTTAAATGCATCCACTGCAGCCACGAAAAGACTCCACCCGAT tctGCCGCAGGATGGCAAACGAAACATCCTGTTGACCAGCGCCTTGCCCTATGTCAACAACGTACCCCACCTGGGCAACATCATCGGCTGCGTTCTCAGTGCTGACGTCTTCTCCAG GTATGGCCGACTGCGAGGCTGGAACGTGTTGTTCGTTTGTGGCACAGACGAATATGGCACGGCCACGGAAAACAAAGCCCGTGAGGAAGGCTTGACGCCGCAGCAGATCTGCGACAAATACCACACCATACACGCCAGCATCTACCAGTGGTTCCAGATTGATTTCGACTTCTTCGGCAGGACCACCACCGAGAAGCAGACGGA GATagcccaaaatattttttggagACTTCACAAAAATGGCTTCCTGGTTGAAGACACAGTGGAGCAGCTACGCTGCGAGAAATGCCAGCGTTTCCTGGCCGACCGCTTTGTAGAAGGCACATGCCCTCACTGCAACTACCCGGATGCTCGGGGCGACCAGTGCGACAAGTGCGGGCGACTCATCAATGCTGTGGAACTCAAG GCACCTCACTGTAAAGTCTGCGGACAGACTCCGGTCATCCGCTCCTCCAAACATCTTTTCCTGGATCTGCCAAAG TTAGAGCCTCAGTTAGAGCAGTGGCTGAACAAGACCACCAGCAGCGGAGACTGGACAGCGAATGCCAAACAGATCACTCGCTCCTGGCTCAGGGATGGACTCAAACCTCGTTGCATCACCAGAGACCTGCGATGGGGAACACCAGTACCTCACCCAGACTTTCAAGAAAAG GTGTTCTACGTGTGGTTCGACGCCCCCATTGGTTATGTTTCTATCACTGCTAACTACACAGACAAATGGGAACAGTGGTGGAAGAATCCAAATCAG GTGGAGCTCTACAACTTCATGGCCAAGGACAACGTGCCGTTCCACAGTGTGGTGTTTCCCTGCTCCCTCCTAGGAGCTCAGGACAACTATACACTGGTCAATCACTTGATAGCGACTG AATATCTGAATTATGAAGACACTAAATTCTCCAAGAGCCGTGGCGTGGGAGTCTTTGGCGACATGGCTAAGGACACGGGCATCCCGTCCGACGTGTGGCGCTTCTACCTGCTCTACGTCCGTCCCGAGGGACAGGATTCGGCCTTCTCCTGGGCCGACATGGCTCTGAAGAACAACTCGGAGCTGCTCAACAACTTGGGCAATTTCATTAACAG AGCCGGCATGTTTGTTTCAAAGTTCTTTGATGGCTGTGTGCCCGCGATGGAGCTGCTGCAGGAAGATAAGAAGCTCCTGGCTTTAGTGGGCTGGGAGCTGCAGCAGTATATACAACTCATGGACAAAGTCAA AATCCGTGATGCCCTGAAGCACATCCTCAGCATCTCTCGCCATGGCAACCAGTACATCCAAGTTAATGAACCCTGGAAGAAGATCAAGGGGGGAGATGCAGAATG GCAGCGTGCAGGCACCGTCACTGGCGTGTCCATCAACGTCGCCTGCTTGCTGTCCGTCATGCTGCTGCCCTACATGCCAGCGGTTAGCCAAACCATCAGGGATCAACTCAATGCACCGGACTCTTGCGTCAGTGCCATGTTGCGTGGCACAGGCGCCTTCACACGCGTCCTTGATGCCGGCCACCGCATTGGCACT GTGAGCCCGTTGTTCCAGAAACTGGAGGTGGAGCAGATTGAAGCTTTGAAGAAGAGATTTGGTGGGCAACAG ACACCGACTCAAAATGCTGCCAGCCCTCATTCGGCCGCTACCCTGCCCACCCCTCCGATGGACGTGAACGCTGGAGCCGACCCGGAGAAAGCCCGGCAGCTGACGCAGGCTGTGGCTGAGCAG GGAGAAAAGGTG